One genomic segment of Vibrio penaeicida includes these proteins:
- a CDS encoding AraC family transcriptional regulator translates to MTVIAEYLPTDHRYQLGTLDVALLLNVLNERGINTAQLLKSTGLETLDWQNPQCQITYSDKLVLFSKVNQMLANDGLGLTLGEFAKFSHFGVLGYAILCSQSVEEAVRTGFKYLRLNGPVFAVKVTIEGETAAICIKNTLDIGELLPFCTEYFLSAIVSLFEAMTKNKLEIIELHVPYAEPIYANKYRDRFRCQTQFNSPRFELRFHADILQYPLKSHHSDTLKACLTSCDAIIDTLESPHLLVNQIKAMLYQSAGSFPSIEDITTHFGCSSRTLRRELAKVGTSFQVLLNQVRCELAKEYLVHTELSVDEIAHRLGYSDASNFRRGFKSWTGRPPQALRK, encoded by the coding sequence ATGACCGTTATTGCTGAATACCTTCCAACCGATCATCGCTACCAACTGGGCACACTGGATGTTGCCTTGTTGCTCAATGTGCTGAACGAACGCGGTATTAACACGGCTCAACTTTTGAAAAGTACTGGGTTGGAAACACTGGATTGGCAGAATCCGCAATGCCAAATTACCTACTCAGATAAATTAGTATTGTTTAGCAAAGTGAATCAGATGCTGGCTAATGACGGGCTAGGCTTAACTCTGGGAGAATTCGCGAAGTTTAGCCACTTTGGTGTTCTGGGCTACGCCATCTTATGCAGCCAATCGGTTGAGGAGGCCGTCAGAACGGGCTTTAAATACTTAAGATTGAATGGACCTGTTTTTGCTGTAAAAGTGACGATTGAAGGTGAAACTGCCGCCATTTGCATCAAAAATACGTTAGACATTGGTGAATTACTGCCATTTTGTACGGAGTATTTTCTAAGCGCTATTGTCTCACTGTTTGAGGCAATGACCAAAAATAAGCTTGAAATTATCGAGTTACACGTCCCTTATGCAGAGCCTATCTATGCAAATAAATACCGCGATAGATTCCGCTGCCAAACTCAATTCAATAGCCCTCGATTTGAACTTCGATTTCATGCTGACATCTTGCAATACCCTTTAAAATCTCATCATTCTGACACGCTTAAGGCATGCCTTACATCGTGCGATGCCATCATTGATACGCTTGAATCACCTCATTTACTGGTCAATCAAATCAAAGCTATGTTGTATCAAAGCGCTGGAAGCTTTCCCTCTATAGAAGACATAACCACCCACTTTGGCTGCTCTTCTAGAACCCTTCGTAGAGAGTTGGCAAAAGTCGGCACTAGTTTCCAAGTGTTATTGAACCAAGTTCGCTGTGAATTAGCGAAAGAGTATTTGGTTCATACCGAGTTATCCGTTGATGAAATCGCCCATCGATTAGGCTACAGCGACGCCAGTAATTTCAGACGAGGCTTTAAAAGCTGGACAGGAAGACCACCGCAAGCTTTAAGAAAATAA
- a CDS encoding AraC family transcriptional regulator: protein MRRKITIRTYTRSSQGHSHTYYQVLIPTRGFIDLKMDGEPLSLSYGDCLVIPPDCYHEFQAREDFRFLVVDAADLPEALVGLNNAVIPLNEAANNYVQFIEKQLDADFSSEVENQILALLFELLAMQDLNSKIDLRIKKAVQFINQDIAKNHTIKELANIACLSQTQFKHLFLKHIKLTPLKYLAKVRMERARILLNNTDLPINQVSEKVGFACPSSFTRSFSAYYSLSPKRYRSQITE from the coding sequence TTGCGAAGAAAAATCACCATCCGAACTTATACTCGCTCCTCACAAGGGCACAGCCATACCTATTACCAAGTACTGATTCCGACACGTGGATTCATTGATTTAAAAATGGATGGTGAGCCACTGAGCCTGTCTTACGGTGATTGTTTGGTGATTCCACCAGATTGTTACCATGAATTTCAGGCGCGGGAAGATTTTCGGTTTTTGGTGGTTGATGCAGCCGACCTGCCTGAAGCCTTAGTTGGGCTAAACAATGCGGTTATCCCATTGAATGAGGCAGCAAATAACTACGTTCAGTTTATTGAAAAGCAGCTGGATGCCGATTTTAGCAGTGAGGTTGAAAATCAAATTCTTGCGTTGCTGTTTGAGTTGTTAGCGATGCAGGATCTGAACAGTAAAATCGATCTTCGAATCAAAAAAGCGGTGCAATTCATTAATCAAGATATCGCTAAGAATCACACCATAAAAGAACTGGCAAACATTGCTTGTTTAAGCCAAACGCAGTTCAAGCATTTGTTCCTCAAGCACATCAAACTCACGCCACTGAAATACTTAGCCAAAGTCCGTATGGAACGCGCCCGAATTTTGCTCAACAACACCGACTTGCCGATTAACCAAGTGTCTGAAAAGGTCGGCTTTGCTTGCCCATCCTCCTTTACTCGAAGTTTTTCTGCGTACTATTCCCTTTCACCTAAACGCTATCGATCTCAAATAACGGAATAA
- a CDS encoding DMT family transporter, translating into MKRTHISLSAIAPILFLLMWSSGAVMVKVGLQYSSEWSFLAARSMLSFTCLLLILSVMATRGKLAFTRLSLSEFKSIAIVGLMLQVFYVTFYILAIGSGMSPALVTLVLGLQPMLTPLMGKQPLDTIKTSLLVLGFIGLCIAILGAKSIESVSGIGIVFAVLTLISMTYGTIKQAHIHTNPAQAMLYQSMFSMPIFIVIALSTGWQITWSTGFIVSLLWMSIVVSVGALFLLLYMIKSENADSVSVLFYAVPLLAYLFNYILFGETLSLFSLCGMGIVAISIVLYRKRNARQVEVSESRA; encoded by the coding sequence ATGAAGCGTACTCATATATCACTCAGTGCCATAGCGCCTATTCTATTTCTGCTGATGTGGAGCAGCGGTGCGGTTATGGTGAAGGTGGGGCTGCAATATTCGTCGGAATGGAGCTTCCTAGCCGCTCGCTCGATGCTCTCTTTTACTTGTCTACTCCTCATCTTGAGCGTTATGGCGACCAGAGGCAAATTGGCGTTTACTCGTCTAAGTTTGAGTGAATTCAAAAGCATTGCGATTGTTGGTTTAATGCTGCAGGTGTTTTACGTCACCTTCTACATTCTCGCTATTGGTTCAGGCATGTCGCCAGCTCTTGTTACCCTAGTGCTTGGGTTGCAGCCTATGCTTACCCCTTTAATGGGTAAGCAGCCACTCGATACCATTAAAACCAGCTTATTAGTATTGGGGTTCATTGGGTTGTGTATTGCGATTTTGGGTGCGAAAAGCATTGAATCCGTCTCTGGCATCGGTATTGTATTTGCGGTACTAACCCTAATCTCAATGACATACGGCACCATCAAACAAGCCCACATTCATACCAATCCAGCACAAGCTATGCTTTACCAAAGCATGTTCTCAATGCCTATCTTCATCGTAATCGCGCTCTCCACAGGCTGGCAGATAACCTGGAGTACTGGATTCATCGTATCCCTACTTTGGATGAGTATTGTTGTTTCCGTTGGGGCACTGTTTTTACTGCTCTATATGATCAAAAGTGAAAACGCCGACAGCGTGAGTGTCTTGTTCTACGCCGTTCCTTTGCTCGCGTATCTGTTTAACTATATTTTGTTTGGGGAAACACTCAGTTTATTTTCTCTCTGCGGAATGGGTATCGTAGCGATATCCATTGTGCTTTATCGCAAACGAAACGCACGACAAGTAGAAGTGAGCGAATCTAGGGCGTGA
- a CDS encoding DUF2804 domain-containing protein, which translates to MIVTRLAPETLIAANGKPQYGQFDGIPKQLAIEEFDYRNTMDGKASALRRYFHYKQFQFVSVITDRYVIGVAIADIRYLASAFCYVYDIEKNELIENNWLRPLNCGYATAPSPYTSFAHIASKQIQFHLFEGGWQVKLNTKNIKADLTLSAPSGSLPLAMCTPTGYTGWTYTQKHNALSVQGILEIGGEPVPLDFALAGYDFSAGYMRRETSWRWASINTRLGETTLGLNLAAGVNETGSSENVLWLNGERHFLSNVHFEFDRDSSDQDNIDQHWRVFSEDGCVDLVFKPLNKRSEKLNLWLLKSNFRQFVGQFSGSIKDNHGQVHHLDEVLGLTEDHFARW; encoded by the coding sequence ATGATCGTAACGCGCCTTGCACCTGAAACACTTATTGCCGCGAATGGTAAGCCTCAATATGGGCAGTTTGATGGCATACCCAAACAACTCGCAATCGAAGAGTTTGATTACCGTAATACTATGGATGGAAAAGCGTCGGCGTTGAGGCGGTATTTCCACTATAAGCAGTTTCAGTTTGTCAGTGTGATTACCGATCGCTACGTTATCGGGGTAGCGATTGCAGATATCCGATATTTGGCGTCGGCTTTTTGCTATGTCTACGACATCGAGAAAAACGAACTGATAGAAAACAATTGGTTACGTCCATTGAATTGTGGCTACGCAACGGCACCATCGCCTTATACCAGCTTTGCTCACATAGCTTCAAAGCAGATTCAGTTCCATCTTTTTGAAGGTGGTTGGCAGGTGAAGCTGAACACCAAAAACATCAAAGCCGATTTAACCCTGTCTGCACCCAGTGGAAGCTTACCCTTGGCGATGTGTACGCCTACGGGTTACACCGGTTGGACATACACCCAAAAACACAACGCTCTATCTGTACAGGGAATACTGGAGATTGGCGGCGAGCCAGTCCCTTTAGATTTCGCTTTGGCGGGGTACGACTTTTCAGCAGGGTATATGAGGCGTGAAACCAGTTGGCGCTGGGCAAGTATCAATACTCGTTTGGGTGAAACCACTTTGGGTTTAAACCTCGCGGCAGGGGTTAATGAAACGGGAAGCAGCGAAAATGTGTTGTGGCTAAACGGCGAGAGGCATTTTCTTTCGAATGTGCATTTTGAGTTCGACCGCGATAGTTCTGATCAAGACAACATCGATCAACATTGGCGAGTTTTCTCTGAAGATGGCTGTGTGGATTTGGTTTTTAAACCATTAAACAAACGCAGCGAAAAGTTGAATCTTTGGTTACTAAAAAGCAATTTCAGGCAGTTTGTTGGGCAATTTTCTGGCTCTATTAAAGATAATCACGGGCAAGTGCATCATCTCGATGAGGTACTTGGATTAACAGAAGACCATTTCGCGCGCTGGTAG
- a CDS encoding sterol desaturase family protein encodes MDIDSLIHHPEWLLIVLAPLFIVCILAEYFIGQKKGKLPDNATYKLPEVACNFALAGMHQFADLLTGLMIAQLYLWLFGWRLLDIEMGLASFLVLAVLQDFCYYWFHRASHRIRWMWAAHVAHHSSERMNFSTAFRQSFMYPLAGMWIFWLPLVIIGFDPKWVVFVVLLNLGLQFFVHTQWIRTLGIIEYVFNTPSHHRVHHGRNPQYIDKNYAGVLIIWDKLFGTFEPEVETVRYGISKPVNSFNPLVVTFHEWRDMFKEASQKDLSVQQRFKALFSPPSDTPIASAKRAEPKKAKQKKQRAEH; translated from the coding sequence ATGGACATAGACTCCCTTATTCACCACCCAGAATGGTTGCTCATCGTTTTAGCGCCTTTGTTCATTGTCTGTATTTTGGCTGAATATTTCATCGGTCAGAAAAAAGGAAAGTTACCAGACAATGCGACTTATAAACTACCGGAAGTCGCCTGCAATTTTGCCCTTGCGGGGATGCACCAATTTGCCGACTTGCTGACCGGGTTAATGATAGCTCAGCTTTACTTGTGGCTGTTTGGTTGGCGTTTGCTGGATATTGAAATGGGGTTAGCAAGCTTTCTGGTATTAGCGGTATTGCAGGACTTTTGTTATTACTGGTTTCACCGAGCTAGCCACCGAATTAGATGGATGTGGGCGGCGCATGTGGCGCACCACAGTTCGGAACGGATGAATTTCAGCACGGCTTTTCGCCAAAGCTTTATGTACCCTTTAGCTGGAATGTGGATATTTTGGTTACCATTAGTGATCATCGGGTTTGATCCTAAATGGGTGGTGTTTGTGGTGCTGTTAAACTTAGGCTTACAGTTCTTTGTTCATACGCAATGGATACGTACGCTCGGTATCATTGAGTATGTATTTAATACGCCATCGCATCACCGTGTGCATCATGGTCGAAACCCGCAATATATTGATAAAAACTATGCGGGTGTATTGATCATCTGGGATAAGCTGTTCGGCACTTTTGAGCCTGAAGTTGAAACGGTGCGCTATGGTATTTCTAAACCCGTAAACAGCTTTAATCCGCTGGTGGTGACGTTTCATGAATGGCGAGACATGTTTAAAGAAGCCAGCCAAAAAGACCTGTCGGTACAGCAACGTTTCAAGGCGTTATTTTCTCCGCCGAGCGATACACCCATCGCGTCGGCAAAGAGAGCAGAGCCAAAGAAAGCAAAGCAAAAGAAACAACGTGCAGAGCATTAG
- the cysS gene encoding cysteine--tRNA ligase, whose translation MAQPTLELFNTMNRELMPFTSIEQKKVGLYACGPTVYDYAHVGNLRTYLFVDVLRRVLQINGYDVHHVMNITDVGHLVSDGDTGEDKMEKGARKQQKSAWEIATHFENAFFQDFERLNILTPSTTCRATEHIQEQIAFIQSLEEKGFTYQTSDGVYFDTNKLPDYGKLAKLDKQGLEAGIRVDMGEKKRPTDFALWKFSGNKQRQMEWESPWGRGFPGWHIECSAMAEKYLGEVFDIHIGGEDHIPVHHTNEIAQCQAKNGHVQANFWLHGYFLKIDNEKISKSGKSLLLDSLLEQGFDPLAYRYLALTSHYRSHLSFTWDSLKGAQKALNRLRTKVAALPEGGQVDESFKNAFLEHINRDLNMPKALALIWEVLDSQIAPQNKKATLMYFDQIFGIEIDKVEEVAIPNNILELAKKRTALKKQGKYEEADAIRNQILAQGYQVKDTGQQSTVTKQDPK comes from the coding sequence ATGGCTCAGCCAACACTGGAATTGTTTAACACTATGAACAGGGAGCTCATGCCTTTTACCAGCATCGAGCAAAAAAAAGTTGGGCTGTACGCCTGTGGTCCAACGGTTTACGACTACGCTCACGTAGGTAACTTACGCACGTATTTATTTGTGGATGTGCTGCGCCGTGTGCTTCAAATCAATGGATACGATGTCCACCACGTCATGAATATTACCGACGTTGGTCACTTGGTATCCGATGGTGACACAGGTGAAGATAAAATGGAGAAAGGCGCTCGCAAGCAACAAAAATCTGCTTGGGAGATAGCGACCCATTTTGAAAACGCCTTCTTTCAAGATTTTGAACGTTTGAACATTCTTACTCCTTCCACGACTTGCCGAGCAACCGAGCACATCCAAGAACAAATAGCCTTCATTCAATCTCTGGAAGAAAAAGGGTTCACCTATCAAACTAGTGATGGTGTCTATTTCGATACAAACAAGTTGCCTGATTACGGCAAACTGGCAAAGCTTGATAAACAAGGTTTAGAAGCCGGTATCCGAGTGGATATGGGAGAAAAGAAGCGACCTACCGATTTTGCGCTTTGGAAGTTCAGCGGAAACAAACAAAGACAAATGGAATGGGAAAGCCCATGGGGAAGAGGCTTTCCGGGTTGGCACATTGAATGCTCTGCGATGGCGGAGAAATATTTGGGTGAGGTCTTCGATATTCATATTGGCGGTGAAGATCATATTCCAGTCCATCACACCAATGAGATAGCCCAATGCCAAGCGAAAAATGGCCACGTTCAAGCCAACTTCTGGCTGCACGGCTACTTTCTAAAAATAGACAATGAGAAGATTTCCAAATCAGGAAAATCTTTGCTGTTAGACAGCTTGTTAGAACAAGGATTTGACCCGCTGGCTTATCGATATTTGGCACTCACTAGCCACTATCGTAGCCATTTAAGTTTCACTTGGGACAGTTTGAAAGGCGCGCAAAAAGCCCTCAATCGATTGAGAACAAAAGTCGCCGCTTTGCCTGAGGGTGGTCAGGTCGATGAATCATTTAAAAACGCATTTCTTGAACACATCAACCGTGACCTCAATATGCCAAAAGCGTTGGCTCTCATCTGGGAAGTGTTAGATAGCCAAATCGCACCGCAAAACAAAAAAGCCACATTGATGTATTTCGACCAAATCTTTGGCATTGAAATAGACAAAGTGGAAGAAGTCGCCATACCCAATAACATTCTAGAACTGGCAAAAAAGCGCACCGCACTTAAAAAACAGGGGAAATATGAAGAGGCGGACGCCATTCGAAATCAGATCTTGGCGCAAGGGTATCAAGTGAAAGATACAGGGCAACAATCAACCGTAACCAAGCAAGATCCGAAATAA
- a CDS encoding arylamine N-acetyltransferase family protein produces MLTETQKNQYLRRLGIDPMSMQAGAHSDKKSWLNVLHHAHLHNVPFENLDVVYGRKIELSKEAVFRKLIENEWGGFCYELNYGFYLLLSSLGFSVQLLSARVYGEKEDGEKGYGQEFDHLMLLVDLEGERVIADVGFGDSFLYPMPLSGGVHVEEGAQFRVKEEQGDLYLLSSDDNKTWQPQYCFTLTPRKFADFSEMASYHQTSPKSSFTQKSVCTIATPNGRVTLSDRKLITTESGVKSEYPVLYTLEHAKLLKKHFNVVFPESFSIEE; encoded by the coding sequence ATGCTGACAGAAACACAAAAAAATCAATATTTAAGAAGGCTAGGTATCGATCCTATGTCGATGCAGGCTGGCGCGCATTCAGACAAAAAATCATGGCTTAACGTGCTCCACCATGCACATCTACACAACGTCCCGTTTGAAAATTTAGACGTTGTATACGGCAGAAAAATTGAGTTGTCTAAAGAGGCGGTTTTTCGCAAGTTAATCGAAAACGAATGGGGTGGTTTTTGCTATGAACTGAATTACGGATTCTACCTTCTGCTTTCCTCTCTGGGGTTTTCAGTACAACTTCTTTCCGCGAGAGTTTACGGAGAGAAGGAGGATGGGGAGAAGGGATATGGGCAGGAGTTTGATCATTTAATGTTGCTGGTGGATCTTGAGGGGGAGCGAGTTATCGCCGATGTCGGTTTTGGCGACAGCTTTCTTTACCCTATGCCATTGAGTGGTGGTGTTCATGTTGAAGAAGGTGCCCAATTTCGAGTGAAAGAAGAGCAAGGCGATTTGTATCTGTTGAGTAGTGATGACAATAAAACATGGCAGCCCCAATACTGTTTTACTTTAACACCAAGAAAGTTTGCCGATTTTTCTGAAATGGCGAGCTATCACCAAACGTCTCCAAAATCATCGTTTACTCAAAAGTCCGTCTGTACTATTGCGACCCCAAATGGGCGAGTAACACTAAGTGACCGCAAATTGATCACCACAGAGAGTGGAGTAAAGTCTGAATACCCTGTTCTCTACACGCTAGAGCATGCCAAATTATTGAAGAAGCATTTTAATGTGGTGTTTCCTGAGAGTTTTTCTATCGAAGAATGA
- a CDS encoding PKD domain-containing protein — MNHTITRIKKKKSQLIAVSALAVGIATATSSFAANDQIPDVLPTISEDVVAQLSLSATQVNEESASLLYSPNASFIKVHFSQFQVPEGMAIELSSPDRSEVLHYGPGLNTAKTYDSNAGDDGVNRFSAISIQGDTVHVKVIGEAKDPNSTFNVVIDQYQKGKTQAEIDSIINLNPDGTESICGTDQKKAAVCYETSHPTEYALSRPVARLLIGGRSLCTAWRVGPDNLMMTNNHCVESAAEAASTEVWFNYQQASCGGASAKTVKVQANQLLSTDYTLDYTLFNVKDFAKITQFGHLGLDPRIPSLSERIFIPQHPGGRKKELGIETDSNTAGVCQVDRPVVNGRGTNTDAGYLCDTEGGSSGSPVLAAKSNNVIALHHLGGCYNKGAHISKIWPKVSSHFPAGVPNSYIDIIDVNRPPVADFTYSCNKLACTFDGSKSFDYEGAQLSYNWDFGNGSHSSSAKPSHTYLADGTYTVKLVVTDDAKLSDAYTQSVTVKKDSTGGGLCAGLPVWDDKAIYVAGDSVQLGGVKYQAGWWTQGANPEQNSGPWEVWANLGACK; from the coding sequence ATGAACCATACAATTACACGAATTAAGAAGAAAAAATCACAACTTATTGCCGTTAGTGCTTTGGCAGTAGGTATTGCAACCGCGACGTCAAGCTTCGCGGCAAACGATCAAATCCCAGATGTTTTGCCAACCATCTCGGAAGATGTGGTGGCACAATTGTCTTTATCTGCCACACAAGTCAATGAAGAGAGTGCTAGCTTGCTCTACTCTCCAAATGCGAGCTTCATTAAAGTGCACTTCTCGCAGTTTCAAGTACCGGAAGGCATGGCTATCGAGCTTTCTTCACCAGACAGAAGTGAAGTGCTGCATTACGGACCGGGCTTAAATACCGCGAAAACTTACGATTCAAATGCCGGAGATGATGGTGTGAACCGCTTCTCGGCTATTTCGATTCAAGGGGACACGGTACATGTTAAGGTCATCGGCGAAGCGAAAGATCCGAACAGTACGTTCAATGTTGTGATAGACCAATACCAAAAAGGCAAAACACAAGCCGAAATCGATTCCATTATTAACTTAAACCCAGATGGCACCGAATCTATCTGTGGTACAGACCAGAAAAAAGCCGCTGTGTGCTACGAAACTTCTCACCCAACAGAATACGCACTGTCGCGCCCAGTGGCTCGATTGCTGATTGGCGGGCGTAGCTTATGTACGGCATGGCGTGTTGGTCCTGATAACTTGATGATGACCAACAACCACTGTGTTGAATCTGCAGCCGAAGCAGCTTCAACTGAAGTGTGGTTTAACTACCAGCAAGCGAGCTGTGGCGGCGCAAGTGCTAAAACCGTAAAAGTGCAAGCAAATCAGCTTCTTTCTACTGACTACACACTCGACTACACTCTCTTTAATGTGAAAGATTTCGCTAAAATCACGCAATTTGGTCACTTAGGGTTAGACCCTCGTATCCCTTCCTTGTCCGAGCGTATTTTCATTCCACAGCACCCTGGTGGACGTAAAAAAGAGCTTGGCATCGAAACCGATTCCAACACCGCTGGCGTTTGTCAGGTCGATCGCCCTGTTGTGAATGGTCGTGGCACCAATACGGATGCAGGCTACCTGTGTGATACTGAAGGCGGATCTTCTGGTTCTCCTGTTTTGGCCGCAAAAAGCAACAACGTTATCGCGTTACACCACCTTGGTGGCTGCTACAACAAAGGCGCGCACATTAGCAAAATTTGGCCGAAAGTGTCTTCTCACTTCCCTGCTGGTGTTCCTAACAGCTACATCGACATTATTGATGTGAATCGCCCTCCGGTAGCCGATTTCACATACAGCTGTAACAAACTAGCCTGTACTTTTGATGGCTCTAAGTCGTTTGATTACGAAGGTGCGCAACTGAGCTACAACTGGGACTTCGGTAATGGGAGCCACTCTAGCTCCGCTAAGCCTTCACATACTTACTTAGCCGATGGTACCTACACGGTGAAACTCGTTGTCACCGACGATGCGAAATTATCGGATGCATACACCCAAAGCGTTACAGTGAAAAAAGACTCAACAGGTGGCGGTTTGTGTGCTGGCTTACCCGTTTGGGATGACAAGGCTATTTACGTAGCGGGCGATTCCGTTCAGCTTGGTGGCGTGAAGTACCAAGCAGGTTGGTGGACTCAAGGTGCAAACCCAGAACAAAATTCAGGTCCGTGGGAAGTTTGGGCAAACCTAGGTGCTTGTAAATAA
- a CDS encoding S8 family peptidase yields the protein MKRSNFKLTAVVSALLLAGATASSAMAADASSSLVQPQNSYHALSRALKDIPPNKVQLIVKYKSSGQAQSGFMASIVKAQQSDSIRSLSNNITNELGNEVRYKRAMLLDDHHVVKIDSRTNAYGLEAIISKLNADPNVESVELDGWAKPFYTPSDPQYSSQWHYSNPNVGIRADQAWNKATGQGVTVSVVDTGYTNHPDLTPNLVSHYDFISNSWTSRDGDGRDSNGIDAGDRSAYGECGNDQYGNPIPARNSTWHGTHVLGTVGAVEGNGQYGVGVAFDAKLTSARVLGRCGGSVSDISDGIIWAAGAGNVNNPNPAQVINLSLGGGGSCGYTYQNAINAARNNGAVVVVAAGNDRTNTQNVRPANCQGIITVGASDTSGNQANFSNYGSEVDIMAPGVSILSTVDSGTATPQGPSSTSMNGTSMATPHVAGVAALVKQAFPAATPDQVESIIKDSARPFPGSCNNGGCGAGMLDANAAVDRALQLAGGGGTPDPDPAPGQGGNAQASNLSGAQGSWDHYNIDIPAGMSKLTISIAGGTGDADLYVKFGSQPSTFNNDCAPWINGNTESCVINNPTAGKWYIALNGYQSYSNVDLTVTWTP from the coding sequence GTGAAACGTTCTAACTTCAAATTAACGGCAGTGGTTTCCGCCTTATTACTTGCAGGGGCAACAGCATCGAGCGCAATGGCAGCAGACGCTTCATCATCGCTGGTTCAACCACAAAATTCCTACCACGCACTTTCGCGTGCACTAAAGGATATTCCGCCTAATAAAGTACAGCTGATCGTTAAATATAAGTCTTCTGGTCAAGCCCAAAGTGGGTTTATGGCGTCGATTGTTAAAGCACAGCAATCAGACTCGATTCGCAGTTTGTCCAACAATATTACGAATGAATTAGGCAACGAAGTTCGATACAAACGTGCGATGCTGCTTGATGATCATCACGTTGTGAAAATTGACAGCCGCACCAACGCCTATGGGTTGGAAGCGATAATCAGTAAATTAAACGCTGATCCGAATGTAGAAAGTGTCGAGCTGGATGGCTGGGCAAAACCCTTCTATACGCCTAGCGACCCTCAATATTCAAGCCAGTGGCATTACAGTAACCCTAATGTCGGTATCCGTGCGGATCAGGCATGGAACAAAGCCACAGGTCAGGGCGTGACGGTAAGTGTGGTCGATACGGGTTATACCAATCACCCAGATCTCACGCCAAACTTAGTATCACACTACGATTTCATCAGTAATTCTTGGACATCCCGTGACGGCGATGGTCGAGATTCTAACGGTATCGATGCAGGTGACCGCAGCGCTTATGGGGAGTGTGGAAACGACCAATACGGTAACCCTATCCCTGCGAGAAATTCAACATGGCACGGTACTCATGTACTTGGCACAGTGGGTGCTGTTGAAGGAAATGGTCAATACGGTGTTGGGGTTGCGTTTGATGCGAAGCTCACGTCAGCTCGTGTGCTCGGCCGTTGTGGTGGTTCCGTTTCCGATATTTCAGATGGCATCATCTGGGCTGCGGGGGCAGGCAACGTTAACAACCCTAATCCAGCACAAGTGATTAACTTAAGCCTTGGTGGTGGAGGCAGCTGTGGTTACACCTACCAAAATGCGATAAACGCTGCGAGAAACAATGGTGCAGTTGTCGTTGTGGCGGCAGGTAACGATAGAACCAACACTCAAAACGTACGCCCAGCAAACTGCCAAGGCATTATTACTGTCGGTGCATCCGACACATCCGGCAACCAAGCTAACTTCAGTAACTATGGTTCTGAGGTTGATATTATGGCACCCGGCGTGAGCATATTGTCTACGGTCGATTCGGGTACAGCGACACCTCAAGGTCCGTCTTCAACAAGCATGAATGGTACGTCAATGGCGACCCCTCATGTTGCGGGTGTTGCGGCTTTAGTTAAACAAGCCTTCCCAGCAGCAACGCCTGATCAAGTTGAATCCATTATTAAAGATTCAGCACGTCCTTTCCCTGGCTCTTGTAACAATGGCGGATGTGGCGCAGGTATGCTGGATGCCAATGCCGCTGTTGACCGCGCCCTCCAATTAGCTGGTGGCGGTGGAACACCAGATCCGGACCCAGCACCTGGCCAAGGTGGCAATGCTCAAGCAAGCAACCTATCTGGCGCACAAGGAAGTTGGGACCATTACAATATTGATATTCCTGCAGGCATGAGCAAGCTCACCATTAGCATTGCTGGCGGGACTGGCGATGCCGACTTATACGTTAAGTTCGGTAGCCAACCATCGACATTCAATAACGACTGCGCACCTTGGATAAATGGCAACACAGAGTCTTGTGTTATCAATAATCCAACCGCTGGAAAGTGGTACATCGCCTTAAACGGCTACCAGTCTTACTCAAACGTCGATTTGACAGTTACGTGGACTCCATAA